The Flavobacteriales bacterium DNA window AACCATATTTTGCTTATTTCATTACTGTTATTCTCAACGTTTTTTGTAGCTCAAGAACCTCAAGGTGATACTACAATTTATCATGAGGTTGGTATTGAAGCTTCTTTTAAGATAGATAGAAGTAAAGTGTTACGTTATTTTGGAGAGAATGTAACTTATCCCAAGTTTGAGAACGAACATATACAAAGTCTTTTTTTTGTGAAGCTTACAATAGAAAAAGATGGTAGCGTATCAAATGTGAATCCAGTTGAATATTTAAACCATCCGACCAAATATGATTGCGGTTTTGTAAATGAGAATAAAGCTGTTTTTTTGAATATGCCAAAATGGAATCCAGCTATGAGAAATGGAGAGCCTGTACGATCAATTTATGTATTCCCTTTTCGTATTTGTGTAGGAAGATAAATGCAGTTGCTCGGTCAACTATTGTGTAACTAAATTAAGTACCCTTACTATAAACTTATAAAAGTTAAGAGTCAAATATTATGCTTAACTTCGACATTAATAAACAACATCAATAATATAAATATGAAAAAGATAATTTCTTGGAATTTAAATGGAATAAGAGCAGTAGCAAAAAAGGGCTTAGTAGATATTGTTCATGAGTTGGATGCTGATATTATTTGCTTTCAAGAAACAAAAGCACAAGATGATCAAGTCTTGGAAGCTTTAGACGGTTTGAATGGATATACTGTTTATTCAAATAGTGCGATAAAAAAAGGATACAGTGGAACAGCTATTTTAACAAAAGAAAAGCCGTTGAATATTATTAATGGCATAGGAATAGAAGAACACGATACCGAAGGGCGTTTAATTACTGCTGAGTTCGAAACCTATTATTTGTTGACCACTTATGTGCCTAATAGTCAAGGAGGATTAAAGCGATTGCCTTATCGTATGCAGTGGGATGCAGATTTATTGGCTTATATGCAAGAATTAGAAAAAAATAAACCTGTTATTATTTGTGGAGATATGAATGTTGCACATCAGCCTATTGATTTAAAGAACCCTAAATCAAACTTTAATAAAACAGCCGGTTATACAGAGCAAGAAATAGAAGGGATGGATAATTTTTTAAAAGGAGGATACACAGATTCCTTTAGACATTTTTATCCTAATGAAATAAAATATTCTTGGTGGAGCTATCGAATGGCAGCAAGAGATAGAAATATAGGTTGGCGTTTAGATTATTTTTTAGTGAGCGATAAAATTATAGATAAAACAAAAGATGCTTTTATATTAAATGATGTTTTTGGTTCAGATCATTGTCCTGTTGGAATAGATATAGAACTATAAATACAGAAAATAAAAAATAAAAAGCAGGTTATTACCCGTTATTTAAAATAAAAGCTCCAAAAAAGTAAAATAATTTTTTGGAGCTTTTTGTGAGTATAAGGGGAGGAGTTTTAGGAGGTATAAAAAAAAGGCAAAAAAAACTTTAGGTTGTAACTTTCTTTTAGACAGTGTTTTAGTGTTT harbors:
- a CDS encoding energy transducer TonB — translated: MNHILLISLLLFSTFFVAQEPQGDTTIYHEVGIEASFKIDRSKVLRYFGENVTYPKFENEHIQSLFFVKLTIEKDGSVSNVNPVEYLNHPTKYDCGFVNENKAVFLNMPKWNPAMRNGEPVRSIYVFPFRICVGR
- a CDS encoding exodeoxyribonuclease III, translating into MKKIISWNLNGIRAVAKKGLVDIVHELDADIICFQETKAQDDQVLEALDGLNGYTVYSNSAIKKGYSGTAILTKEKPLNIINGIGIEEHDTEGRLITAEFETYYLLTTYVPNSQGGLKRLPYRMQWDADLLAYMQELEKNKPVIICGDMNVAHQPIDLKNPKSNFNKTAGYTEQEIEGMDNFLKGGYTDSFRHFYPNEIKYSWWSYRMAARDRNIGWRLDYFLVSDKIIDKTKDAFILNDVFGSDHCPVGIDIEL